CGCGAGCTCGCAGGATTGTGAACAGGTGCTGCAAGTTTCACTGACAGGTTTTCCCACGATGATTGAAGAACAGGGCTTGCCGGCCGCCGCCGACGAAACGCGCCACCACCGCACCATCAAGAGCTTCGTGATGCGGGCCGGGCGCATGACCGAAGGCCAGCAGCGCGGCCTCGACCAGGGCTGGCCGAAGTACGGCCTGGAGCTGGCCGATGGTCTCCGGGACTTCGATGCCCTGTTCGGCCGCAGCGCGCCGCGCACCTTCGAGATCGGCTTCGGCATGGGGCACGCCACCCTGGAAATGGCCGCCAACGCGCCGGACCAGGACTTCATCGGTGTCGAAGTGCACCGTCCGGGTGTCGGCGCCCTGCTCAACGGCGCCCTGTCCCAGGGGCTGACCAATATCCGCGTCTACAGCTGCGACGCCCTGGAAGTGCTGCGCGACTGCGTCGCCGATGCCAGCCTGGATCGCGTCCTGCTGTTCTTCCCGGATCCCTGGCACAAGTCCCGCCATCACAAGCGTCGCATCGTACAGCCGGCCTTCGCCGAGCTGGTACGGCAGAAGCTCAAGGTGGGTGGCGTGCTGCACATGGCCACGGACTGGGAGCACTACGCCGAGCACATGCTGGAGGTGATGAACGCCGCCCCCGGCTACCGCAACCTGGCGGAAGACGGCCGCTTCGTGCCGCGCCCGGATGAACGCCCCGTGACCAAGTTCGAGCGTCGTGGCGAGCGCCTTGGCCATGGCGTCTGGGACCTCAAGTTCCAGCGCATCGATTGACCGCATGCCGCCCGTGCCGGGCGGCTTGACGGCCCCTATCAGACCGGGCCCACCCGGCACCTCACCTGATCCGACGAGAGCGCCGCCCGTCATGGCGGGCGCCATAAGAATAAGAGCGGCGCAGTGCCCCTGGCGCCGTTAGGAGAAGGCTGTGTTGTTGAAGACTTTCGGATATCTGCTCCTGGCCGGCTGCGTGCTGCAGGCCCACGCCCAGGTCGATGCCACCCAGGCAGCTCGCCTGGGGCAGGACCTCACTCCACTGGGCGGCGAACGCGCCGCGTCCGCCGATGGCGTCATCCCGGCCTGGGATGGCGGCCTGGCCACACCGCCGGCGGGTTACCAGCGCGGCATGCACCACCCCGATCCCTATGCAGGCGAGAGCCCGCGGCTGGTCATCGATGGCCGCAATGCCAGTGAATACGACGCCCTGCTGACCCCGGGCCACAAGGCTCTGCTGGCGCAGCATCCGGACTACCGCCTGCGCGTCTTCCCCACCCATCGCAGCGCCGCCGCGCCCCAGCGCATCTACGACGCCACCCGCTTCAACGCCGAGAACGGCAGGCTGATCGCCGGAGGCAATGGCGTGGAAGGCGTCGCCGCCGGCATTCCCTTCCCGATTCCGGCCAACGGCCTGGAGGCGATCTGGAACCACATCCTCCGCTACCGGGGGGAGCAGGTGCACTTCACCACCAACCAGGCGGCGGTGCTGGCCAATGGCAGCTACAACCTGTTGAAACTGGAGCGCGACATCTACTTCGTCTACGGCCGCGAGGGCATGACGCCGGCCAACCTGGAGAACACCCTGTTCTTCTACAAGTACCGCGTGGTGGCGCCGGCCAAGCTGTCCGGTTCGGCCCTGGTGGTACAGGAGACCCTCGACCAGGTGCTGTCGATCCGCAAGGCCTGGCGCTTCAACCGCGGCGAGCGTCGCGTGCGTCGCCTGCCCATGCTGGCCTACGACACCCTGCAGCCCGACACCAACGGCATGGCCACCGCCGATGTGGTGGACGCCTACAATGGCGCGCCGGACCGCTACGAATGGCAACTGCTCGGCAAGCGGGAAATGCTGGTGCCCTACAACAGCTATGCCCTTCACCAGAAGGGCATCCCCTACGAGCGCATTCTCAAGACCGGCTACGTGAATCCCGATCTGCTGCGCTACGAGCAGCACCGCGTCTGGGTGGTGGAGGCCAGCCTGCGCAAGGGCTTCACCCACCCCTATGCCAAGCGTCGTTTCTACCTGGACGAGGACAGCTGGCAGATCCTCGCCGTGGATCTGTATGACCGGGACGGCCAACTGATCGGCCTGCAGGAAAGTCACCCCATCAGCTACTACGATGTACCCATGTTTGGCGGCACCCTGGAGAGCCTCTACGATTTCGTCGGAAATCGTTACTTTGTCGATGGACTCGACAACAACGAACCCATGTATGATTTCAACGCTCCGCTCAGCCCAAGGGATTTCACTCCCCAGGCGCTGCGACGCGAAGGCAATTGAATTCCGGCCTGCCTGGCCATCCCAGCCGCCCCTCGGGGCGGCTTTTTAATGGGCGCCTGGACGCGTTGGGCGCCCTGCGAACCGTCGCGTGGCCGAGGCCCTCAATTGATCAGTTCGGCGCCGGTGATGGTGGCTTGCGGCAGGGCGGGAGGCGCTGGGCTGATCTGCAGGTACTTGATGCTTTCCCGGGGGATCAGCAGCAGGTCGCCGTCCACCTCGATGCTGAGGAAGGGGGATTCCAGCTGGCGGCGCAGGCCCCGGGCCACGTCGATCGGATCGGCGGACTGCTGGGGAAAGCGCAGGGCCAGGCGCTGTCCGTCCTGGAAGTGCAGGTAGAGGTGCTTGATCGGCTTCATGGGCGTGCTCCCAGGTGGTCGGCGGCCGGGGCCGCCGGGGAGTCCGCCGGCCTCAGTTGCGATCGGCGATCACGCCGATCACGAAGAAGACTAGTAGCAGGACGGGCGCCAGGGTGTAGTTATTGAAGTAGCCCAGCCCCTTCACCAGCCAGGGCGTGAGGTAGATCATCGCCAGGCCGTAACCCACCGCGCAGAGCAGCACGAAGAGCAGGGTGCGGAAGAGGAAGTTGAGGCTGCCGATGCGTTGCTGCACCCAGGCATTGATGGACGGGCCGAACAGCACCAGCAGCGTGGCCATGATCGCCAGGGCGATGTCATTCAGGTGCCCGCGGCTCCAGCGCGAGAGGGTGGCGATCAGGTCCAGTACGACGTCCATCCGGTTTCCTTGAGGGTGGGTTCGAGGGCAGACGATTCCAAATCCCTGGCCGGGTCGTCAAGGCAGGAACTGCTGCAGCAGGTCATTGAGGAAGAGTTGGCCCTGGGCGGTGGCGGTCAGCCGTTCGCGGTCCGTCGACAGCAGGCCCCTGGCCTCGGCTTCGGCGCGACCGGCCGCGAGGACGTCCAGCGGCAGGCCGGTGCGTTGGGTGAACAGCTCCACCGGCGCGCCGTCCGTGAGGCGAAGCACGTTCATGAGGAACTCGAAGGGCAGCTCGTCCGCCTCCAGCACGCGTTCTCCCGCCAGGTAATGCTTGGCCGGGTCCAGGTAGTCCTTGGGCAGGCGGGTTTTCCAGCTGCGCATGATGCGCCCGTCCGGGCTGCTCAGCTTGGCATGTGCGCCCGCGCCTATGCCGAGGAAATCGCCGAAGGTCCAGTAGTTCAGGTTGTGCCGGGCACGCCGGCCTTCCCGGGCGTAGGCGGAGACCTCGTACTGGGCGTAGCCGTGTTCGGCCAGCAGGGCCTGTCCGGCCTCCTGGATGTCCCAGAGGACGTCATCCTCGGGCAGCGTGGGCGGCTGGCTCCAGAACACCGTGTTCGGTTCCATGGTCAGCTGGTACCAGGACAGGTGCGTCGGGCCCTGGGCGATGGCGGTGCGCAGGTCCGACAGGGCGTCGTCGAGGGACTGGTCCGGCAGCCCGTGCATCAGGTCCAGGTTGAAGTTGTCGAAGCCGGCCTTGCGCGCCATGTCGGCGGCGCGGATGGCTTCGCCACCGTCGTGGATGCGGCCGAGGGCCTTGAGCTTGGCCTCCTGGAAACTCTGCACGCCGATGGACAGCCGGTTGATCCCGAGCTGGCGGTAGGCGGCGAACTTGGCCTGCTCGAAGGTGCCCGGGTTGGCTTCCAGGGTGATCTCGATATCGCGGGCGAAGGGGACCCGCTGCTCCACGCCATCCAGCAGCCTGCCCAGGGCGTTGGCGCTGAACAGGCTGGGTGTGCCGCCGCCGAAGAAGATGGAGGTCAGTTCGCGCCCGTGGACGTGATGCAGGTCCTGCTCCAGGTCGGCGAGCAGGGCGTCGATGTAGGCCTCTTCAGGGAGCTCGGAGCCCGCGGCATGGGAGTTGAAGTCGCAGTAGGGACATTTGCGCACGCACCAGGGGATATGCACGTACAGCGCCAGCGGGGGGAGCTGGAACACCGGGCTGACGGGGCCGGGCGAGCTCGGCATGCCGTCGCGTTGCCCTGAGCCTTTGGCGGCGCTCATTGAAGTCCCAGGCGCTGCTTGAGCAGGGCCATGGCGCGGGCGCGGTGGCTCAGGCGGTTCTTGTCGACGGGGGCCAGCTCGGCGGCGGAGCAGCTGCATTCGGGGACCCAGAACAGCGGGTCGTAGCCGAAGCCCTGGTCGCCCCTGGGCTCGAACAGGATGCTGCCGCGCCAACTGCCTTCGCAGAGGATCGGCAGCGGGTCGTCGGCATGGCGCATCAGGGCCAGGCTGCAGATGAATTGCGCGCCACGCTCGGCTTCCGGCACGTCCGCCAGGACTTCCAGCAGCTTGGCGTTGTTGGCGGCGTCGCCCTGGCCATTGGCGTATCGCGCCGAGTAGATGCCCGGGGCGCCGCCGAGGAAGTCGACCGCCAGGCCTGAGTCGTCCGCCAGGGCCGGCAGCCCGGAGACGCGGGCGGCGTTGCGGGCCTTGAGAATGGCGTTCTCGACGAAGGACAGGCCGGTTTCCTCCGGCTCGACGTCGGTGAACTCGGCGATGGAGCGTACCTTCACGCTATCGCCGAGCATGGCCTGGAGTTCCTTGAGTTTGCCGGCGTTGTGGCTGGCCAGCACCAGTTCGTTGAAGGGCATCATTCGTCCGGGAAGAATTCCTGATCGAAGCTGAAGCTGTGGGACGCCTCGTCTCCGAGTTGGACAGTGAGGGTGAAGTTGAGCATCTCGCGTTCACCGGTGGGGAACTGGGCCAGGTAGTAGATGGCCTCGCCTTCGGTCACCTGCTTGAACTGCAAGGGGGTGACGCGGCCCAGCAGGTTCTTCACCTGGCCGCTGACCTGGGCGGTACTGGCCTTGCCGGCCTTGAGCACGGCGACGTTGACCACACCCTGGGTCTTGCTGCGGGTAAGGCCCACGGCGGCGGCGATGTCCGGCTGCAGGAAGCTGGAGTTGAAGGCGTTGTAGTGGACCTCGACGTCGCCGAAGGTCTGCTTGCGCTCGGCGGCGGCCGGCAGCGCGAGGCAGAGGGCGACGAGAAACAGGGCCAGGCGGCGCATGATGGATCTCCTCTGGTTCATACCGCGACGCGGTGATCAGTGAGGCCGGGACCGCTGACGCGATAGATGCCGATCTCACCCATCAGATTAGGCCAAAGGCGGCTGGGCAGGTTGTGCCGGTGTTCGTGGTCCACCGCCAGGCGGTCGAGGACCTTCACGTGCATCTCGCGGCACAGCTCCTCGAAATCCTTGAAGGTGCAGAAGTGAATGTTCGGGGTGTTGTACCAGGTGTAGGGCAGGAACTCCGACACCGGCATGCGCCCGTTGCGCGCCAGGTACCAGCGGCAGCGCCAGTGGCCGAAGTTGGGGAAGGTGATGATGCACTGGCGGCCCACCCGCAGCATTTCCCGGAGGATGCGGTCGGGGTAGTGCACGGCCTGCAGGGCCTGGGTCATGACCACCACGTCGAAGCTGTTGCTGGCGAAGTTGCCCAGGCCCTTGTCCAGGTCCTGTTCGATGACGTTCACCCCGCGATCGATGCAGTGGGCGATGTTTTCCGGGTCGATTTCCAGGCCATAGCCGCTGACCTGCTTGGTGTCGCGCAGGTAGGCCAGCAGTTCGCCACGGCCGCAGCCGAGGTCGAGTACCCGGCTGCCGGCGGGAATCCAGTCCTGGATGATTTCGAGGTCGGCACGCATGGGTTACACCGCAATCCTGTTCATGTAGCTGCTGAAGGCCTGGAGGTAGCGCGGGATGGGCATGAGGAAGGCGTCATGGCCCTGGGGCGCGTCGATCTCCAGGTAGCTGACGTTCTTCCGCGCCGCCATCAGGGCGTCGACGATTTCCCGGGAGCGGGCCGGGGAGAAGCGCCAGTCGGTGGTGAAGGACATGACGCAGAAGTCCGCCTTGGCGCCGGCCAGGGTGCGCGCCAGGTCGCCGTCGTGGGCGGCCGCCGGGTCGAAGTAGTCCAGCGC
This genomic window from Pseudomonas furukawaii contains:
- the trmB gene encoding tRNA (guanosine(46)-N7)-methyltransferase TrmB, which gives rise to MIEEQGLPAAADETRHHRTIKSFVMRAGRMTEGQQRGLDQGWPKYGLELADGLRDFDALFGRSAPRTFEIGFGMGHATLEMAANAPDQDFIGVEVHRPGVGALLNGALSQGLTNIRVYSCDALEVLRDCVADASLDRVLLFFPDPWHKSRHHKRRIVQPAFAELVRQKLKVGGVLHMATDWEHYAEHMLEVMNAAPGYRNLAEDGRFVPRPDERPVTKFERRGERLGHGVWDLKFQRID
- a CDS encoding DUF1329 domain-containing protein, producing the protein MLKTFGYLLLAGCVLQAHAQVDATQAARLGQDLTPLGGERAASADGVIPAWDGGLATPPAGYQRGMHHPDPYAGESPRLVIDGRNASEYDALLTPGHKALLAQHPDYRLRVFPTHRSAAAPQRIYDATRFNAENGRLIAGGNGVEGVAAGIPFPIPANGLEAIWNHILRYRGEQVHFTTNQAAVLANGSYNLLKLERDIYFVYGREGMTPANLENTLFFYKYRVVAPAKLSGSALVVQETLDQVLSIRKAWRFNRGERRVRRLPMLAYDTLQPDTNGMATADVVDAYNGAPDRYEWQLLGKREMLVPYNSYALHQKGIPYERILKTGYVNPDLLRYEQHRVWVVEASLRKGFTHPYAKRRFYLDEDSWQILAVDLYDRDGQLIGLQESHPISYYDVPMFGGTLESLYDFVGNRYFVDGLDNNEPMYDFNAPLSPRDFTPQALRREGN
- a CDS encoding DUF3392 domain-containing protein translates to MDVVLDLIATLSRWSRGHLNDIALAIMATLLVLFGPSINAWVQQRIGSLNFLFRTLLFVLLCAVGYGLAMIYLTPWLVKGLGYFNNYTLAPVLLLVFFVIGVIADRN
- the hemW gene encoding radical SAM family heme chaperone HemW, yielding MPSSPGPVSPVFQLPPLALYVHIPWCVRKCPYCDFNSHAAGSELPEEAYIDALLADLEQDLHHVHGRELTSIFFGGGTPSLFSANALGRLLDGVEQRVPFARDIEITLEANPGTFEQAKFAAYRQLGINRLSIGVQSFQEAKLKALGRIHDGGEAIRAADMARKAGFDNFNLDLMHGLPDQSLDDALSDLRTAIAQGPTHLSWYQLTMEPNTVFWSQPPTLPEDDVLWDIQEAGQALLAEHGYAQYEVSAYAREGRRARHNLNYWTFGDFLGIGAGAHAKLSSPDGRIMRSWKTRLPKDYLDPAKHYLAGERVLEADELPFEFLMNVLRLTDGAPVELFTQRTGLPLDVLAAGRAEAEARGLLSTDRERLTATAQGQLFLNDLLQQFLP
- the rdgB gene encoding RdgB/HAM1 family non-canonical purine NTP pyrophosphatase, translating into MMPFNELVLASHNAGKLKELQAMLGDSVKVRSIAEFTDVEPEETGLSFVENAILKARNAARVSGLPALADDSGLAVDFLGGAPGIYSARYANGQGDAANNAKLLEVLADVPEAERGAQFICSLALMRHADDPLPILCEGSWRGSILFEPRGDQGFGYDPLFWVPECSCSAAELAPVDKNRLSHRARAMALLKQRLGLQ
- a CDS encoding DUF4426 domain-containing protein, which produces MRRLALFLVALCLALPAAAERKQTFGDVEVHYNAFNSSFLQPDIAAAVGLTRSKTQGVVNVAVLKAGKASTAQVSGQVKNLLGRVTPLQFKQVTEGEAIYYLAQFPTGEREMLNFTLTVQLGDEASHSFSFDQEFFPDE
- the metW gene encoding methionine biosynthesis protein MetW encodes the protein MRADLEIIQDWIPAGSRVLDLGCGRGELLAYLRDTKQVSGYGLEIDPENIAHCIDRGVNVIEQDLDKGLGNFASNSFDVVVMTQALQAVHYPDRILREMLRVGRQCIITFPNFGHWRCRWYLARNGRMPVSEFLPYTWYNTPNIHFCTFKDFEELCREMHVKVLDRLAVDHEHRHNLPSRLWPNLMGEIGIYRVSGPGLTDHRVAV